Proteins from a single region of Orcinus orca chromosome 20, mOrcOrc1.1, whole genome shotgun sequence:
- the EPN1 gene encoding epsin-1 isoform X2 — translation MSTSSLRRQMKNIVHNYSEAEIKVREATSNDPWGPSSSLMSEIADLTYNVVAFSEIMSMIWKRLNDHGKNWRHVYKAMTLMEYLIKTGSERVSQQCKENMYAVQTLKDFQYVDRDGKDQGVNVREKAKQLVALLRDEDRLREERAHALKTKEKLAQTATASSAAVGSGPPPEAEQAWPQSSGEEELQLQLALAMSKEEADQEERIRRGDDLRLQMAIEESKRETVGQEESSLMDLADVFTAPAAPQAADPWGGPVPMAAALPTAAPTSDPWGGPPVPPAADPWGGPAPTPASGDPWRPAAPTGPPVDPWGGTAAPVAGEGPTPDPWGSSDGGAPVGGPPGSDPWAPAPAFSDPWGGSRTKPSTNGTAAVGGFDTEPDEFSDFEQLRTALPASGSSTGELELLAGEVPARSPGAFDMSGVGGSLAEAVGSPPPAAAPTPTPPTRKTPESFLGPNAALVDLDSLVSRPGPTPPGAKASNPFLPSGGPATGPSITNPFQPAPPATLTLNQLRLSPVPPVAGAPPTYISPLGGGPGLPPMMPQGPPAPNTNPFLL, via the exons ATGTCGACCTCCTCACTGCGGCGCCAGATGAAGAACATCGTCCACAACTACTCGGAGGCCGAGATCAAGGTTCGGGAGGCCACGAGCAACGACCCCTGGGGCCCGTCCAGCTCCCTCATGTCTGAGATTGCTGACCTCACCTACAACGTCGTCGCCTTCTCGGAGATCATGAGCATGATCTGGAAGCGGCTCAACGACCACGGCAAGAACTGGCGGCACGTCTACAAG GCCATGACGCTGATGGAGTACCTCATCAAGACGGGCTCGGAGCGCGTGTCGCAGCAGTGCAAGGAGAACATGTACGCCGTGCAGACGCTGAAGGACTTCCAGTACGTGGACCGTGACGGCAAGGACCAGGGTGTGAACGTGCGCGAGAAGGCCAAGCAGCTGGTGGCCCTGCTGCGCGATGAGGACCGGCTGCGGGAGGAGCGTGCCCACGCGCTCAAGACCAAGGAGAAGCTGGCGCAGACCGCCACGG CCTCCTCCGCAGCCGTGGGCTCGGGGCCCCCGCCCGAGGCAGAGCAGGCCTGGCCGCAGAGCAGCGGGGAGGAGGAGCTGCAGCTCCAGCTGGCCCTGGCCATGAGCAAGGAGGAGGCCGACCAG GAGGAGCGGATCCGCCGTGGGGATGACCTGCGGCTGCAGATGGCCATCGAGGAGAGCAAGAGGGAGACCGTGGGCCAGGAGGAG TCGTCCCTCATGGATCTTGCTGACGTCTTCACGGCTCCGGCTGCTCCGCAGGCCGCGGATCCCTGGGGGGGCCCAGTACCCATGGCTGCTGCCCTCCCCACGGCGGCCCCCACCTCGGACCCTTGGGGGGGACCCCCCGTGCCTCCTGCTGCTGATCCCTGGGGTGGTCCGGCTCCTACACCGGCCTCCGGGGACCCCTGGAGGCCTGCTGCCCCCACGGGGCCCCCGGTTGACCCTTGGGGTGGGACCGCGGCCCCTGTGGCTGGAGAAGGACCTACCCCCGACCCGTGGGGGAGCTCAGATG GAGGGGCCCCAGTCGGCGGACCCCCAGGCTCCGATCCctgggccccggccccggcctTCTCAGACCCCTGGGGGGGGTCCCGTACCAAGCCCAGCACCAATGGCACCGCAG CGGTCGGGGGGTTTGACACGGAGCCCGACGAGTTCTCCGACTTCGAGCAACTGCGCACAGCCCTGCCAGCCTCTGGGAGCAGCACGG GGGAGCTGGAGCTGCTCGCCGGAGAGGTGCCTGCTCGTAGTCCCGGTGCCTTCGACATGAGTGGGGTCGGGGGCTCTCTGGCCGAAGCTGTGGGGAGCCCCCCGCCTGCAGCCGCCCCGACGCCCACGCCGCCCACGCGGAAGACCCCTGAGTCGTTCCTGGGGCCCAATGCTGCCCTGGTAGACCTGGACTCGCTGGTGAGCCGGCCAGGCCCCACGCCGCCAGGAGCCAAGGCCTCCAACCCCTTCCTGCCGAGCG GAGGCCCGGCCACCGGCCCCTCCATCACCAACCCCTTCCAGCCCGCACCCCCTGCGACACTCACCCTGAACCAGCTCCGGCTCAGCCCCGTGCCCCCGGTCGCTGGAGCGCCACCGACGTACATCTCTCCCCTTGGCGGGGGCCCTGGCCTGCCCCCCATGATGCCCCAGGGACCCCCAGCCCCCAACACTAATCCCTTCCTCCTATAA
- the EPN1 gene encoding epsin-1 isoform X1, whose amino-acid sequence MSTSSLRRQMKNIVHNYSEAEIKVREATSNDPWGPSSSLMSEIADLTYNVVAFSEIMSMIWKRLNDHGKNWRHVYKAMTLMEYLIKTGSERVSQQCKENMYAVQTLKDFQYVDRDGKDQGVNVREKAKQLVALLRDEDRLREERAHALKTKEKLAQTATASSAAVGSGPPPEAEQAWPQSSGEEELQLQLALAMSKEEADQPPSCGPEDDVQLQLALSLSREEHDKEERIRRGDDLRLQMAIEESKRETVGQEESSLMDLADVFTAPAAPQAADPWGGPVPMAAALPTAAPTSDPWGGPPVPPAADPWGGPAPTPASGDPWRPAAPTGPPVDPWGGTAAPVAGEGPTPDPWGSSDGGAPVGGPPGSDPWAPAPAFSDPWGGSRTKPSTNGTAAVGGFDTEPDEFSDFEQLRTALPASGSSTGELELLAGEVPARSPGAFDMSGVGGSLAEAVGSPPPAAAPTPTPPTRKTPESFLGPNAALVDLDSLVSRPGPTPPGAKASNPFLPSGGPATGPSITNPFQPAPPATLTLNQLRLSPVPPVAGAPPTYISPLGGGPGLPPMMPQGPPAPNTNPFLL is encoded by the exons ATGTCGACCTCCTCACTGCGGCGCCAGATGAAGAACATCGTCCACAACTACTCGGAGGCCGAGATCAAGGTTCGGGAGGCCACGAGCAACGACCCCTGGGGCCCGTCCAGCTCCCTCATGTCTGAGATTGCTGACCTCACCTACAACGTCGTCGCCTTCTCGGAGATCATGAGCATGATCTGGAAGCGGCTCAACGACCACGGCAAGAACTGGCGGCACGTCTACAAG GCCATGACGCTGATGGAGTACCTCATCAAGACGGGCTCGGAGCGCGTGTCGCAGCAGTGCAAGGAGAACATGTACGCCGTGCAGACGCTGAAGGACTTCCAGTACGTGGACCGTGACGGCAAGGACCAGGGTGTGAACGTGCGCGAGAAGGCCAAGCAGCTGGTGGCCCTGCTGCGCGATGAGGACCGGCTGCGGGAGGAGCGTGCCCACGCGCTCAAGACCAAGGAGAAGCTGGCGCAGACCGCCACGG CCTCCTCCGCAGCCGTGGGCTCGGGGCCCCCGCCCGAGGCAGAGCAGGCCTGGCCGCAGAGCAGCGGGGAGGAGGAGCTGCAGCTCCAGCTGGCCCTGGCCATGAGCAAGGAGGAGGCCGACCAG cccccgtcCTGCGGCCCCGAGGATGACGTCCAGCTCCAGCTAGCCCTTAGTTTGAGCCGTGAGGAGCACGATAAG GAGGAGCGGATCCGCCGTGGGGATGACCTGCGGCTGCAGATGGCCATCGAGGAGAGCAAGAGGGAGACCGTGGGCCAGGAGGAG TCGTCCCTCATGGATCTTGCTGACGTCTTCACGGCTCCGGCTGCTCCGCAGGCCGCGGATCCCTGGGGGGGCCCAGTACCCATGGCTGCTGCCCTCCCCACGGCGGCCCCCACCTCGGACCCTTGGGGGGGACCCCCCGTGCCTCCTGCTGCTGATCCCTGGGGTGGTCCGGCTCCTACACCGGCCTCCGGGGACCCCTGGAGGCCTGCTGCCCCCACGGGGCCCCCGGTTGACCCTTGGGGTGGGACCGCGGCCCCTGTGGCTGGAGAAGGACCTACCCCCGACCCGTGGGGGAGCTCAGATG GAGGGGCCCCAGTCGGCGGACCCCCAGGCTCCGATCCctgggccccggccccggcctTCTCAGACCCCTGGGGGGGGTCCCGTACCAAGCCCAGCACCAATGGCACCGCAG CGGTCGGGGGGTTTGACACGGAGCCCGACGAGTTCTCCGACTTCGAGCAACTGCGCACAGCCCTGCCAGCCTCTGGGAGCAGCACGG GGGAGCTGGAGCTGCTCGCCGGAGAGGTGCCTGCTCGTAGTCCCGGTGCCTTCGACATGAGTGGGGTCGGGGGCTCTCTGGCCGAAGCTGTGGGGAGCCCCCCGCCTGCAGCCGCCCCGACGCCCACGCCGCCCACGCGGAAGACCCCTGAGTCGTTCCTGGGGCCCAATGCTGCCCTGGTAGACCTGGACTCGCTGGTGAGCCGGCCAGGCCCCACGCCGCCAGGAGCCAAGGCCTCCAACCCCTTCCTGCCGAGCG GAGGCCCGGCCACCGGCCCCTCCATCACCAACCCCTTCCAGCCCGCACCCCCTGCGACACTCACCCTGAACCAGCTCCGGCTCAGCCCCGTGCCCCCGGTCGCTGGAGCGCCACCGACGTACATCTCTCCCCTTGGCGGGGGCCCTGGCCTGCCCCCCATGATGCCCCAGGGACCCCCAGCCCCCAACACTAATCCCTTCCTCCTATAA
- the RFPL4A gene encoding ret finger protein-like 4A yields the protein MAEHFKEASKCMVCLNYLENPMYLKCGYVCCFRCLDSLQKEVDGGGLLCPNCSVVSQKNDLRRALKLGALVSKVKELEPQLRAVLQMNPRMRKFQVDVTLDVDTANKYLIISEDLKTVRCGFFKQKKRSRPERFSRTTCVLGFPLFTSGRHYWEVDLGSSQEWDVGVCKESVRRRGKTQLAPDLGFWTVSLRNGDVFSAHTVPSTVLKVGPRLHRVGIFLDMNIGIVSFYHVGDGSHIFTFTKVSAGQPLRPFFSPAYPTEDDQSFLRICPLMSLGTDGPLWNPGQSK from the exons ATGGCTGAACACTTTAAGGAAGCAAGTAAATGTATGGTTTGCCTGAATTATCTTGAAAACCCCATGTACCTGAAATGTGGATATGTCTGCTGCTTCCGGTGCCTCGATTCACTGCAGAAGGAGGTTGATGGGGGTGGTTTATTGTGCCCCAACTGCTCTGTGGTCTCACAGAAGAATGACCTCAGGCGCGCTCTCAAGCTCGGAGCTCTGGTTTCAAAGGTTAAGGAGTTAGAGCCCCAGCTGAGAGCTGTTCTCCAGATGAACCCAAGGATGCGGAAGTTCCAAG tGGATGTGACCTTGGATGTTGACACAGCCAACAAGTACCTCATCATTTCTGAGGACCTGAAAACTGTCCGTTGTGGGTTTTTCAAGCAGAAGAAGAGGTCCCGACCTGAGAGATTCAGCCGTACAACTTGTGTCCTGGGATTCCCTCTGTTCACCTCTGGCCGCCATTACTGGGAGGTGGACTTGGGGTCCAGCCAAGAATGGGACGTGGGCGTTTGCAAAGAATCTGTGCGTCGACGAGGGAAGACTCAACTGGCTCCAGATCTTGGCTTCTGGACTGTGAGTTTGAGAAATGGAGACGTCTTCTCTGCCCACACTGTGCCTTCCACTGTTCTCAAGGTGGGCCCCAGGTTACATCGAGTGGGGATTTTCCTGGATATGAATATTGGAATTGTTTCCTTTTATCACGTTGGTGACGGATCCCATATTTTTACATTCACTAAAGTTTCTGCTGGGCAGCCACTGcgtccatttttttctcctgcatATCCAACTGAGGATGATCAAAGCTTCCTGAGAATCTGTCCTTTGATGAGTCTAGGCACTGACGGTCCTCTGTGGAATCCAGGGCAAAGCAAGTGA